The following proteins come from a genomic window of Macadamia integrifolia cultivar HAES 741 chromosome 14, SCU_Mint_v3, whole genome shotgun sequence:
- the LOC122060935 gene encoding uncharacterized protein LOC122060935 isoform X1, with the protein MSPSATRTGALADFGVSFPFFHPYGLLLVLLLFTGKEGSDASLCNKGSEMMVILSLRIMHCSSIIDERNFYPFLYCLEYMNRIHGEKKPRKDVWFHQQKIMDVVISAHQSDEPLEPKPKPKQPLSEPEQPESPLLELLEPSEPLEAPEPPLLEPLVADLVTLVLFIIVAFIGNR; encoded by the exons ATGTCTCCTTCTGCGACTCGGACTGGAGCTCTTGCTGACTTTGGCGTCAGCTTCCCCTTCTTCCACCCTTATGGTCTGCTGCTGGTGCTGCTGCTCTTTACAGGGAAGGAGGGCAGCGATGCCTCTCTCTGCAACAAAG GTTCAGAGATGATGGTGATACTTTCTTTAAGAATTATGCATTGTTCCAGCATCATAGATGAAAGAAATTTCTATCCCTTTCTGTACTGTTTGGAGTATATGAACCG GATACATGGGGAGAAAAAGCCCCGTAAAGATGTTTGGTTTCATCAGCAGAAGATTATGGATGTAGTTATCTCAGCCCACCAAAGTGATGAGCCACTcgagcccaagcccaagcccaagcagCCACTTTCGGAGCCTGAGCAGCCAGAGTCGCCACTTCTTGAGCTGCTTGAGCCATCTGAGCCTCTCGAGGCACCTGAGCCACCACTATTGGAGCCCCTGGTTGCTGATCTAGTAACCTTAGTGTTGTTTATAATCGTTGCCTTTATCGGGAATCGGTGA
- the LOC122060935 gene encoding uncharacterized protein LOC122060935 isoform X3 gives MSPSATRTGALADFGVSFPFFHPYGLLLVLLLFTGKEGSDASLCNKGSEMMVILSLRIMHCSSIIDERNFYPFLYCLEYMNRLGAASINPSGFALWKAASDREPSFSELTID, from the exons ATGTCTCCTTCTGCGACTCGGACTGGAGCTCTTGCTGACTTTGGCGTCAGCTTCCCCTTCTTCCACCCTTATGGTCTGCTGCTGGTGCTGCTGCTCTTTACAGGGAAGGAGGGCAGCGATGCCTCTCTCTGCAACAAAG GTTCAGAGATGATGGTGATACTTTCTTTAAGAATTATGCATTGTTCCAGCATCATAGATGAAAGAAATTTCTATCCCTTTCTGTACTGTTTGGAGTATATGAACCG GCTTGGTGCAGCGTCAATCAATCCATCTGGTTTTGCATTGTGGAAAGCAGCGAGCGATCGGGAGCCTTCCTTCTCTGAGTTAACTATTGACTGA
- the LOC122060935 gene encoding uncharacterized protein LOC122060935 isoform X2 has translation MSPSATRTGALADFGVSFPFFHPYGLLLVLLLFTGKEGSDASLCNKEMMVILSLRIMHCSSIIDERNFYPFLYCLEYMNRIHGEKKPRKDVWFHQQKIMDVVISAHQSDEPLEPKPKPKQPLSEPEQPESPLLELLEPSEPLEAPEPPLLEPLVADLVTLVLFIIVAFIGNR, from the exons ATGTCTCCTTCTGCGACTCGGACTGGAGCTCTTGCTGACTTTGGCGTCAGCTTCCCCTTCTTCCACCCTTATGGTCTGCTGCTGGTGCTGCTGCTCTTTACAGGGAAGGAGGGCAGCGATGCCTCTCTCTGCAACAAAG AGATGATGGTGATACTTTCTTTAAGAATTATGCATTGTTCCAGCATCATAGATGAAAGAAATTTCTATCCCTTTCTGTACTGTTTGGAGTATATGAACCG GATACATGGGGAGAAAAAGCCCCGTAAAGATGTTTGGTTTCATCAGCAGAAGATTATGGATGTAGTTATCTCAGCCCACCAAAGTGATGAGCCACTcgagcccaagcccaagcccaagcagCCACTTTCGGAGCCTGAGCAGCCAGAGTCGCCACTTCTTGAGCTGCTTGAGCCATCTGAGCCTCTCGAGGCACCTGAGCCACCACTATTGGAGCCCCTGGTTGCTGATCTAGTAACCTTAGTGTTGTTTATAATCGTTGCCTTTATCGGGAATCGGTGA
- the LOC122060792 gene encoding probable mannitol dehydrogenase, whose product MNFTFMQVDEVNQLSDLTWRKKQASNSPIAILDLENYCPKPILTYNYVIYDGSTTFGGFSDKVVVDHHYVLRFPDNLPLNAASPLLCVGITVYSPMKYFGFSEPGKHRGVVGLGGLGHMAIKFGKAFRLNVLVISPSTSKEKEALERLGADSFLVSRDLDQMQAAMGTITPRSHRTGQVTGFPLGNPKSPGSSNTIITAQQATHDQWNIIM is encoded by the exons ATGAACTTTACTTTTATGCAGGTTGATGAGGTTAATCAGCTATCTGATCTAACCTGGAGGAAGAAACAAGCCTCAAACTCTCCAATTGCTATACtt GACTTGGAGAATTACTGCCCCAAACCTATCCTTACATACAATTATGTCATCTACGATGGCTCAACAACCTTTGGTGGGTTCTCTGATAAGGTCGTCGTCGACCATCACTATGTGCTTCGTTTCCCCGACAACCTACCTCTTAATGCAGCTTCACCATTGCTTTGTGTTGGGATTACTGTTTATAGTCCCATGAAGTATTTTGGCTTCAGTGAACCAGGAAAGCACCGGGGTGTGGTTGGCCTTGGTGGGCTTGGTCATATGGCCATCAAGTTTGGTAAGGCTTTTAGACTTAATGTTTTGGTGATCAGCCCGTCGACTAGTAAGGAGAAGGAAGCGCTTGAGCGACTAGGTGCCGACTCCTTCTTGGTTAGCCGTGACCTTGATCAAATGCAG GCCGCAATGGGTACTatcacgccccgttcacatagaactggacAGGTGACTGGGTTTcctctgggtaacccaaaaTCACCAGGATCATCAAACACAATAATCACAGCACAACAAGCCACACATGATCAATGGAATATAATTATGTAA